In the Ricinus communis isolate WT05 ecotype wild-type chromosome 3, ASM1957865v1, whole genome shotgun sequence genome, TATTCAATCTCAGAAACTCTGCTGTAAGGAAGAATGCCTAAATCTCTGTTACAATATACAAAAGAATGCAAATCTGCACCCACCAATAGGAGTCAGTTTCACACAAATGGGAAATTACAGAAGCATAAGCATGTGTTGATATTCCTGAAACTAATTACCATTGGTTGCTTTAAGGCAGTTAGTGGTGGTTTCATTTATATTATGGATTGGATGGTGCAATATGTACAGTTTCTTCATTCTTAACTTAAAAGGTAAAAACTTTTGGagaattaattatgttaatagggaaaaaagaatttagatAACCATATacgttatatttattatatatgtatgtgtTTATCATGTGGAGAGTAGTCGTTCCTCGTTTCATTCAACTGCTTTTTGAGGTTAGGTCAGGTCTTCATATGCTTATTGTGTCCAGAAACTGGATAAGTGCCACATTCTTTActtttgttgttgttattaccccttttttcttttgttgtttgCTGAATTTTGAACCATGGCACCCAGCTATGTCAGAGGGCATTTCACTAAGTTACTTTACTTGCATATGtgaataaaagtttaattaaaatatcaaagcACAGAcgagataatattttttttgcaaatataattagtaaaatttagaattcgAATTTTGGgtatacaaatattttaaattcttaagatAGTGTTTCACCACGCACAAAGATTTTGCCTCGTTCactctaaattattttagattattagATTAAATCAACACTTTAATAAAGAGGAATCAtgcttcaaataaaatttaacattatcatttaatttaaaattaacataatttatttttatatttttttaatttcttatattgtagTATAATATTGTCTTAAATTTAgacataatattaattttatactttcaattgtaaatttaatctattttttataattttaaaatttaggtACCATGAAGGCATTAactattacatatatatatatatatatatatatatatatatatattttttttttttttttttttttttttttgcggACATATATATTATCCTAATCTAATCCATTTTTTGGATATTTACATTCTCACGGAAGAAAATAGCCAcaatacaaattaaatatacatattctTTAATTCGAAAAGTAAGAAtgtacttatttatttaaaaagactgtgaataaagtttaatctactataaattaaaaaatgcaataaatttttaataaataacaaaataaatactaaatctaatattttaatattattttctaatagaattttgggtattttaatttttttttaattgagaaaaaaaacatagttaatatgctatttttaaatattaaaataattagattaataatttgttagttgatatattaattatatgtgtATAAAGTAGTTTCAAACATATAATAAGTAAAACATTATACATCATTACtatatctatttttcaaaattattaacacatATAAGGAAAAGTATGCATCACTATGCTTTTATATAAATCTAGATTTAtgaacaaataagaaaaaccaGTGGTTTTCTCGGGGTCGATAAATACTTTGGCGGCTAATCTATCGTCACCGAATATAGTTCTGACATGTTTTAAAATGTTGCAAATGCCGTCGAAAAGTTTATACTTCATAGTAGGTAAAGAGACGACACGACCATTAGTGACAATAGGAGACACTAAATTCGTCCCTAGAAGTAAAGTTCAGCATGACAACTGGTGACGTCGTTTAAAGTTTCGTCGCTAATTTTTCTTCTCAAAATTTAAAGGTCGAAGTCTAGGCTGCACTGAGGTTTTCTCACATcaaagttattattaaataaaaaaggaattaGTTTCGGTAAAAATGCAGTAACGAGTTCAAAAGCTGCCTCAGGCGGAAGAATCCTTTTCCATTGTTTCAGTTTCAGATATATACAATTTCAACGGAGTTTTGTTATATAAAGGGTGCAAATGAAtctcaattaaaaaataataacaataataatctctcctctcttcttccaaagaataatagtaaaataaagaatttctttcaaCGTCCTGAATGGCTAACTCAGTCCCCATGCCTGCAAAACAGCACAGTGTTTTGATAGTGAATTTAGAAAACCACAGAAGATTTGGATTATTGCATTTGTAAATGAGATATCAGAATTGTTTGATGGCAGGAAAATGCAAGAAAAGGCTGAAATCTTTTACCTGAATTCGACCATCTGAAGTTCCAATGACTAACATCTCTTCATTACTATCAAGAGCCATGCAAAGAATCCTAGCCCCTTCTGTGCCAGTTTGTAGAGTTTCAATTATGCTTAGCTTTTTCTGATCCCAAATTTCTACATTTCCTCCTTTAGACCCTAAATAGATTAGCTCGGAGCTTACTGCAATGGCTCTTACTTCCAGCGTAGTTGGCAGAGAGCCAGCCGGGCCATAATTTGAAGCATTCCAAATCTTTAACAGACCAAAAGAACTAGACATTGTTAGCACTGAAAGAGAAGAGACaattcaaacaagaaatagtcttttttttaagattatacCTTAACAGCTGCTCCATCTAAGGCAGAGCTGGCTGCATATATCAGTCCATTGCCAACTTGCAATGCATGTATGGGATTTGCTTTTCctaataattttcttgatCCATGTTGAATGGTAACGAGTGTTCCTGTTGCCAAATCAATTTCCTGAAAGAGGCACTTTAATTCAGAACTTCAATttgcagaaaagaaaaggagagcaGCTGATGCAAGATACCTGAATGCTACTATCATGACATCCACAGTATAGCTTTCCTTGTATAAGAGTTAAGCACTTGACATATTTATTCGAATTCAACAATTTGGATCCTCCATTCCATGAGTGAACCTGACAGGAAAAATTGAAAACCATTGTTCGCTTATCTTCAATTATGCCGTTCCTTTTAACTGTAAAGACAATAAAACTTCCCAGCAAAGGAAAAGATGAATGACTTTAAAATGATACCTTAACACCAGCACCCTGCGGAATGAAGCAGGAAATGCTATTGGCTACTACTAGACTCTGAACCTGGTCCTTCATATCATGTATTTGTACACAATGCAGTTCTTCATTGCCAATGGACCAGACCTAATCATCACAATTAAGAAACATTCGTATATATCTGGAAGTTTTTCCTGTAACCAAATTCGACCAGAGTGAAAAGAGTTAATTAGAGCATACCCTTGCAGTTCTATCAAGTGAACCACTATACAGTCTTTCTCCTGATTGTAAAACTACCAAGCTAGTGACTGCCTTGGTATGctctttaatttcttggatGAGATGAAGAACACTGCCTCTACCAGTCCAAATCTTCAGGAAGCGCAAAAAAGAATGTTTTTGAGCTCAAATTTCACTAAATTTCATCCGTGAGTTTTGAGAAACATTTTCGGCTAAGGTTAAGGAAAGCTTATTTTGACAGACATTCACAATCAGAAACCATAgaatttggaaaaataaatCAGGAACCATAACGTATCTTGCCATGCCACAATTTAACTAGAAAGATAATTTACCTTTATGGTTCCATCTGAATGGCCAGAAAATATTTTGTCTTTGAAGCAAGTAACAGAAAGCACTTCTCCATTCTCAGTGCAATCTGCTTGAGCGAGTTGTTCATGATTCCACAATTCCTGATGGCCAACAAgcacattatttttttctttcattaaatctcaaatttttgaaagaaaaaacacaaaatcataattttctGGAGTAACAAGCTTACAGCACTGGACTCGTGTCCCTCAGACAGTATTTTCAGAATTTCAAGTGCCAAGGGAGAGGATTTCTTAAGTTCTCTCAGACCCTTCTTAATATCCCTCATGTAGGAAGTGAGATCTCGGAGCCCCTCTAGATTCACAAGGTCAAGCGTGTAAGTTTTTCAAGTAAATCACGGGGTTCAATTTAGATACAATGCAAATCCTGATAAACTGCtataaaataatcattctCCAACGGATGCATCATATAAGGAAAATTTAGCATCCCATGGAGCTTAACCTTTCGCATCTTGTTCtgatttcttaaaaagaaaattcacttCATCTCAAATCAAGTACCACTTACCAGGGTCATTTATGAAGCTTTTTAGAGCAAGCAATGCAAGGACTTTGTCTTCTGTGTCCTTTGCCGACTTGAAAATTGTGATGAAGCATTTGAGCAAACAAACTCGGGCTGCTCCTCGTATCCCTGTGTCTGGAAGAACACCAAGCATATGTACGAGCCATGTTGCGGACACAAAGCACGCTGAACGTAAATCTGCATTTCTGCTCTTTAAACCTTCCGCTAAAGCCTCAAAGATTAAACCAAACTCATGGCTTATTAGAGCAAATGCCATTTTTCTTTCCCAATTTTCAGCTGCCTGCTCTTCTTCCTGCAGATATCAACAGAAGCAGCAAAATACCTGGCACAGattaaaaatggaaaagataAGCAATTTCAAGCTGTTAATTAGCAATTTACGGAAGCAGACCGATGTTTCTTCAATTTCTCCTGACAGATTGCCTAGCTTCTCCATGCGTGTAAGATTTCTGTAACTTTTGCTAAGTCCAGCACGTTTCAGAAGAATTGCTCTACTAAGAGACTTCCCGGAGGCAGTGAACCTTCCTTGCAATGACACAATGGTATCTGCAGCTGCAATTTGAGCAGCAGTAAATTCAGATTTTCTGAGGCATGAAATGAGGGTATCTATCGCCTCCTCTCGGTAAATGCTCATCTTTCTCGGCTCAGCCTGCCATGTTATCATTTAGTGCAATCAGCCATCATACAATTAGATTTGTCCATAGTTCATTATGTCCAGCAGAAGAAAGAGACATACCAGAAGATCAAGCTGGAGTAAGAGACCAGCCACAACAGGACATTGATCTTGAAGAGCTGTCTGCAAAAAACTAACAAGgctgtgcattgtacttacaGGACCTTCATCCTTAATAATGTGAAGAACTTGTTCACTTAATGTCCTCCTAAGGAAATATCAAAAACTAAAGTTTACTGTTACAGGCCTAAATCAAAGATTCACGGACACAAAGTCCACAGATAACACATGCATCTAAGGCTTGAACTTGAGACTGAATGTACCTGTTCAATTTGACTAAttcagaaaagaagagaactATCTCAAATCGTTCTCCATCAGTTGCGCTCAAGAAGCTATCCAAAACTGGAGCCAATTCAGCTTTAGCAGATATTGTGTTTCTACATTTCCCATGTTCTTGCATGCATCTTGATAAGATCCCAACTGCAGCGATTCGCTCCTCTGCGCACTCGGCTTCCAAACAGCCAGCAATACTTTTGATTACTTTGGTTGAAACAATGGCATTGACGATTGAAATAACAATACTTTCTTCACTACTGCTGAGGATTTGTCCAAGTAGGAGCACAGCAGCTGTTTTGGGCTTCAAACACATCTTGAGCatatcttctttcttcttaatGACTGTTAAGAGAGATTCCACCAAGTCCATCTCTAGTAGACTCATTGTAGAAGGTCTTAACAGATATATCAGTACAACAGCCTCCCATAAACCATTCTTGAAAAGAGCCACAATGCATTCTACATCAGATTCAACTCTTGTTAGTGTCTGGACCACACCTTTATCCCTCGACCCCAATtcagacaaaagaaaaactgtCGCTTTCAACACCTGTGGATCGAGAGAATTGAAAAGGATCTCCACAAAACCATTAATAACTGGAGGTTTTGAAAGCATACTTTGAACATCAAGGTCCATATTAAGTTCCTGCCAGAATTGCTCAATTCGAAGGACTGCCATTTCAGACTCGCTTAGAATTTCTGACATACAAAGATCGGTAATGGCCTGTCGCAGCTCACTCATTGTGCTATCAATCGCAGATTGACTAATTACACTATTAGGAGAAGTAACTGGAGAAATTATTGTTGATTTGAAGTTTGGCTCAGTCTTCTGTGGTGCAGTTTCAGACTGGTTTGAGGCGAATTCAGGATTCTGTTCTCGCCAGCTTGCAACAAGTCTTTTGAGTACATAATTTGTCTTGGGCAGTTGGTTGCTATGCAAAGCCTGTCGCGTAATTGGACATGTTGAGTTTCCTCTGCTTATCCACTCTTGAATTGCCCTTCGTTCATAAGTCTGTCCTGTTTCAAGAGTCACTGGATCATCGAGCAAATGGCTTGTAATCGGACAGACAAAGTCCTTAGGAGGTGTATGTTTTCCGGCACCTGGATGGTTATCTATATCTCCCATTACATGATCTGTAGAACTAATGGTGACAGAAAGATTCAAAAACGTGAGCGGAGTTGCAATGCACAATCTAAAGTTGATGAGGTTACTTTCAAGAAAATATACCTACTAGAATCAGCAATTATAGGCTGTTTTTGCTTCTGGGTTTGTCTTTGTCTATGCTGAAACAATGGcaattttctatcttttaCCTACAAGACAAcgagaaaatatttataaccaAAAACAGCAGCATTGTTAAATCAGTCAAGAATTGTACTAAATTCTTGTTAGCAACGATTACCTCAAGTTCGGCTTCAgattctgaagaagaagaattaacCATATTGTCATCCAGAGAAGACTCCAATTCAGAATCAGAAATTACAGCTGGCGATGTTGTCAGTGCCCTAGAGTAATGATTTTTGAGAGTTTTTGCAGATACTCTTCGAGGATTTGATGAGGGGGGAAACTTGGATCTGCTGCTGCCACCGAAACTAAAGAATTCAACTGATCTTTCTCCATCAGCCCATATTGGCTGCgaaaattgaaaatacaaggaaaataaagttaatagctgctagaaaacaacactgagCTTGGAGTTGTCAAACAGAGACTTTTTGTTTGACTatgtaagaaaacaaacaaatttaGCAAGAAACATGCCAGTTGATCGTCCTATCCAGTCACTTTGACAAGAGGAAACTCGCAGGCCATTGTAATGAACTTTTCTCTGCAATTAGTTGGAGCTTGAACGGTTCAAAGAATCCAATTAATACTTTGTCTCAGATGATGCATAGGACGAAAGGAAAACACAGAACAAACaatggaaaaaaagaataattatatatatggtggttgtttaattattcttataaaattgGCCTACATAATGccaaaaatgatttttattattttttgttttttttttttgaaaatcaagTTGACCTTCTAATATCATTGGCCCGTATGCATCTCATATCATATGTGAGAAATTAACAAATTGACTATTGCCAAGCGTATGCAATGTAATCATTATTGTGTTGAAGaattaatacaagaaaatggTCCAACTTTGTCACGTAGTCCAATTTGGGTTTTAGGTTGACCTACTCAAATAATTgatatgataattaaaaataccatatttaaattatttctttgtcttgttgaCACATTCAAAGCAAAATCCAATAAGGTGAATctaacaacaacaaaaagcAATCTactaaaacaaaattttgcttgtctaaagaaaaaatggaaTATGTGAAGAGAATTCAAATGCACCTGATGGGATTAAAGattgaattatttatgaaCTAATTGGTAAAAGAACAACCAATTTATAatgaaagattaaaaaaaaaatatgcagCATTACATTATACCGTCCATTCTTTAATCCGAGTTCCTCTGTTTTGATCATTTTATCTTCGCTGCCATTCAATTTATCAACTTTCCCTGTCTCCTTCAAGATTAACGATGGTGGTGTAATTACTCTATTTTCGTCATTGTTCTTTAAAATCTCCTTAAAGTATTGTGCATAAACTCTGCAATTCTCATCAAGCACATCATCATAACTACCTTCTAATTCCCTGAATTCCAACGCTTGCCCTCCACTCATTTTTGACAACAGTTTCGAGCTAGGAAGAATAATAGAGACATCACAAGCCGAATCTTCATCTCTGTCATCGTAGCTCATGTTCATTGAGAAAGAAGCTGATGATATTCTTGATCTTTGTTCATTAAACCAATCGAGAACTGGTAAAAGATGCACTAAAAACAGTTCCTGGAAAATGAGAGGAGCTATCTCGGACCGTGCTAATAAAGGATCTAAATAGAAGATGTTCAGGAGGCTAATGGAGGCATTAGTGGGTTGTTGTGTAAGGCTATAAAGAAGGGAGAGAAGGAAAGAAGAGAATGGGGTTTCAGGGTATGAGAGGAGGAGACTTTCTGCGAGGCGGAGTGAGGAGGATTGAACAAAAGGGTTTGTAGCGGAAAGGGCTTTCTCAAGAGTTTCTAAGGCTAGATTTAAGGGTTTAACAGAGGTGGTTTTGTTGGAAGGGGAGGTTCCGTTTCGGAGAATGGAGAAAAGATGGCGGCGGAGGTCGGGTTGGGAGAGGGCTTCAGAGAGAAAGGAGGAGATTTGGTGGAGGATTTGGGATGATGTGGCGGCGGTTGTCATGGCGGTGGTGGAGCATGTATGGTAAGAGTTTGAATGTGCGTTTACGGAGTAAAGATGTGGAGTGGGAAACTGACGGGAAAacctgattttattttaattttcagttgCTGGCGCGAAAAGGATGGGGCGGACGTTGTTAAGTCTGAAATGATTAGCTTAACCTCAGCTTTATTGTGCTTTTAATATCAAACACAACTGATTGTACCATTCCCGCACGAAATAAACAAAGGttgtttttgtaattttattagcTTTGAATTTTGGCGGAAAGGTTAGACTTAGTCGGAGGAAGAAAGCCAAAAGGGTTGGGACCCTCTTGCCGCCCTTGCCGGCCTTAACCCAGTATCAGCATTTTGCTTCTTCCACTTGTCACTGgattttctatcatattatCGATGGCATGATCAAATCTTTAATAGGTTTTAGTCAATTTTTTTGGGTTATTCTTAAGACAGCATACTCCAGCATCACCATTCcaaaacttattaattttttattctcgCATTTTTGTTTAATCTGATTGACACTTAATCATTCAAcaaatagtttatttattagaaaaatgtTATATATGTCGTCCAGGCCTTGATTTGGCCATAGAATATGgcttaattatcaatttaaatttcCATTTATTTGTGTAATTATCAACTAAATGATGGAAGCCAGTCTCTTGGAAGAATTACATGACTAATTAAGCAAACAATAAAGCAATGAATCTAAGTAAAGCAGCAACAGAATTTTGAGCAGCCAAAGAGGCAAAAATACCAGCTTCATTTGAAACAGCAGAACCCCCACCTGCTAAATCAGACAAAGCCCTGATAGCGATGAAAGGTGTACGCTGCTGTTGACAGATCAGGGCGACTGCTGCACTCTCCATATCAATTGGGGTTGCATTGAATTTGGAGTTCAGGAATTCGCGATAAGCACTATTGTCGACAAAAACATTTGCACTGACCCCCTTTTTTACTCTCACCACTACAGGTGTTCTTGGCAAGCATGTTGAATTCACACATCCTTCTAACTTCAGTCCCTACATTGTAGAAAACAGAATTCTTAATACCAATGAGCTCGATACATTTATATATTGCAGTTTTGCGAAATGTAGGAGATGAAGAACCTGAACTTTCTTCGCGATTTTGAAGTAATGTTTATCAACAGGAACCCAGAAGGCATGCTGTCTAACTTCAGGAACTCCATTTACAGGAAAGATCTCTTCAGGTTGGTACCAGACATTGTTT is a window encoding:
- the LOC8268337 gene encoding putative E3 ubiquitin-protein ligase LIN-1 yields the protein MTTAATSSQILHQISSFLSEALSQPDLRRHLFSILRNGTSPSNKTTSVKPLNLALETLEKALSATNPFVQSSSLRLAESLLLSYPETPFSSFLLSLLYSLTQQPTNASISLLNIFYLDPLLARSEIAPLIFQELFLVHLLPVLDWFNEQRSRISSASFSMNMSYDDRDEDSACDVSIILPSSKLLSKMSGGQALEFRELEGSYDDVLDENCRVYAQYFKEILKNNDENRVITPPSLILKETGKVDKLNGSEDKMIKTEELGLKNGRYNPIWADGERSVEFFSFGGSSRSKFPPSSNPRRVSAKTLKNHYSRALTTSPAVISDSELESSLDDNMVNSSSSESEAELEVKDRKLPLFQHRQRQTQKQKQPIIADSSSSTDHVMGDIDNHPGAGKHTPPKDFVCPITSHLLDDPVTLETGQTYERRAIQEWISRGNSTCPITRQALHSNQLPKTNYVLKRLVASWREQNPEFASNQSETAPQKTEPNFKSTIISPVTSPNSVISQSAIDSTMSELRQAITDLCMSEILSESEMAVLRIEQFWQELNMDLDVQSMLSKPPVINGFVEILFNSLDPQVLKATVFLLSELGSRDKGVVQTLTRVESDVECIVALFKNGLWEAVVLIYLLRPSTMSLLEMDLVESLLTVIKKKEDMLKMCLKPKTAAVLLLGQILSSSEESIVISIVNAIVSTKVIKSIAGCLEAECAEERIAAVGILSRCMQEHGKCRNTISAKAELAPVLDSFLSATDGERFEIVLFFSELVKLNRRTLSEQVLHIIKDEGPVSTMHSLVSFLQTALQDQCPVVAGLLLQLDLLAEPRKMSIYREEAIDTLISCLRKSEFTAAQIAAADTIVSLQGRFTASGKSLSRAILLKRAGLSKSYRNLTRMEKLGNLSGEIEETSEEEQAAENWERKMAFALISHEFGLIFEALAEGLKSRNADLRSACFVSATWLVHMLGVLPDTGIRGAARVCLLKCFITIFKSAKDTEDKVLALLALKSFINDPEGLRDLTSYMRDIKKGLRELKKSSPLALEILKILSEGHESSAELWNHEQLAQADCTENGEVLSVTCFKDKIFSGHSDGTIKIWTGRGSVLHLIQEIKEHTKAVTSLVVLQSGERLYSGSLDRTARVWSIGNEELHCVQIHDMKDQVQSLVVANSISCFIPQGAGVKVHSWNGGSKLLNSNKYVKCLTLIQGKLYCGCHDSSIQEIDLATGTLVTIQHGSRKLLGKANPIHALQVGNGLIYAASSALDGAAVKIWNASNYGPAGSLPTTLEVRAIAVSSELIYLGSKGGNVEIWDQKKLSIIETLQTGTEGARILCMALDSNEEMLVIGTSDGRIQAWGLS